Proteins encoded within one genomic window of Couchioplanes caeruleus:
- a CDS encoding sensor histidine kinase, with protein MRRSYVRVALAVTTLVALAFVIPLALLVQTAAQDRAMREAERQALGLSAVVVVAKDRDLVRNSIESTQAGHEGRLAAHLPAMGTIGTSRVDAGIVLQVRQQQSAGTVEVDGGRAYLRPVALPEGLIAVIEVYVPTASLRSGVALAWLVLIAEAIVLVGVSTFLADRLAARVVRATGDLARTAASLGGGSLHARVQPSGPREIEEVGGALNVLAERFVELLATERALAANLSHRLRVPLTALRLNTEALPAGADRDRQLRVVDRLENEINAVIVEAARPLAARPRLRCDLGAVVADRTEFWGALAEDQGRPWQADPPPEGITVPAAFSVVAEALDVLLGNVFHHTPETAACRVSVQRGPDGASVTVEDAGPGFRDPEAAVSRGASDADSTGLGLDIARRLAADTGGRFAVGRGELGGARVVLTLGLAAEDVPAPAPRRGLWSRLTGARSGGSGAHARR; from the coding sequence ATGAGACGCAGTTACGTTCGCGTCGCCCTCGCGGTGACGACGCTGGTGGCCCTGGCGTTCGTCATCCCGCTCGCCCTGCTCGTGCAGACGGCCGCGCAGGACCGCGCGATGCGCGAGGCGGAACGGCAGGCCCTCGGCCTGTCGGCCGTGGTGGTGGTCGCCAAGGACCGCGATCTCGTGCGCAATTCCATCGAGAGTACGCAAGCCGGTCACGAGGGACGGCTCGCCGCACATCTGCCGGCGATGGGTACGATCGGCACTTCCCGCGTCGACGCCGGCATCGTCCTTCAGGTCCGGCAGCAGCAGAGCGCGGGCACCGTCGAGGTGGACGGCGGCCGGGCGTACCTGCGCCCGGTGGCCCTGCCCGAGGGGCTCATCGCGGTGATCGAGGTGTACGTGCCGACGGCCTCGCTGCGCTCCGGGGTCGCCCTGGCCTGGCTGGTGCTCATCGCCGAGGCGATCGTGCTGGTGGGGGTCTCGACGTTCCTCGCGGACCGGCTCGCCGCCCGGGTGGTGCGCGCGACCGGCGATCTCGCCCGGACCGCCGCCAGCCTCGGCGGCGGCAGCCTGCACGCCCGGGTCCAGCCGAGCGGCCCCCGCGAGATCGAGGAGGTCGGCGGCGCGCTCAACGTCCTCGCCGAGCGGTTCGTCGAGCTGCTCGCCACCGAGCGTGCGCTGGCCGCGAACCTGTCGCACCGGCTGCGGGTACCGCTGACGGCGCTGCGGCTGAACACCGAGGCGCTGCCGGCCGGCGCGGACCGGGACCGCCAGCTTCGGGTGGTCGATCGGCTGGAGAACGAGATCAACGCGGTGATCGTGGAGGCGGCCCGTCCGCTGGCGGCGCGGCCGCGGCTGCGGTGCGACCTGGGCGCCGTCGTGGCCGACCGTACGGAGTTCTGGGGCGCCCTGGCCGAGGACCAGGGCCGGCCGTGGCAGGCCGACCCGCCGCCCGAGGGCATCACCGTGCCGGCGGCCTTCTCGGTCGTCGCCGAGGCGCTGGACGTGCTGCTGGGCAACGTCTTCCACCACACGCCGGAGACGGCGGCCTGCCGGGTGTCCGTGCAGCGCGGTCCCGACGGGGCGTCGGTCACGGTGGAGGACGCCGGGCCGGGCTTCCGCGACCCGGAGGCGGCGGTGTCACGGGGCGCCAGCGACGCCGACTCCACGGGGCTGGGCCTGGACATCGCCCGGCGCCTCGCCGCCGACACCGGTGGCCGGTTCGCCGTCGGCCGTGGCGAGCTCGGCGGCGCCCGGGTCGTGCTGACGCTGGGCCTGGCGGCCGAGGACGTGCCGGCGCCGGCGCCCCGCCGAGGCCTGTGGTCGCGCCTCACCGGCGCGCGATCGGGCGGCAGCGGCGCGCACGCCCGGCGCTAG
- a CDS encoding response regulator transcription factor — protein MLVIEDDRDIREAIERLLSVTGHVVRLCAAALDGLRELASWRPDVVVLDLNLPDLDGATVLRRIRATSAVPVVVATARGAESEMISLLRAGADDYVVKPYSAEQLEARIAAVLRRGAAPEVSTLTLGGIKLDPEARTASLDGAPLQLSRLEFDLLAYLMQRAGKVVTRRQLLDDVWCSESRSLETVDVHVTWLRRKLGERAAAPRYLHTVRGVGIRLSAPDDAG, from the coding sequence GTGCTGGTGATCGAGGACGATCGGGACATCCGTGAAGCCATCGAGCGCTTACTCTCGGTGACCGGACACGTCGTACGGCTCTGTGCGGCCGCCCTCGACGGGCTGCGGGAGCTGGCCAGTTGGCGTCCCGACGTCGTGGTGCTCGACCTCAACCTGCCGGATCTCGACGGCGCGACGGTGCTGCGCCGCATCCGCGCCACCTCCGCGGTGCCGGTCGTCGTCGCGACCGCCCGTGGCGCGGAGAGCGAGATGATCAGCCTGTTGCGCGCCGGGGCGGACGACTACGTGGTCAAGCCGTACTCCGCCGAGCAGTTGGAGGCGCGGATCGCGGCGGTGCTGCGCCGCGGGGCCGCGCCCGAGGTGAGCACCCTCACCCTGGGCGGCATCAAGCTCGATCCGGAGGCGCGGACCGCCTCGCTCGACGGCGCGCCGCTGCAACTCTCCCGGCTCGAGTTCGACCTGCTCGCCTATCTCATGCAGCGGGCCGGCAAGGTGGTCACCCGGCGCCAGTTGCTCGACGACGTCTGGTGCTCGGAGAGCCGCTCACTCGAGACGGTCGACGTCCACGTCACCTGGCTGCGGCGCAAGCTGGGCGAGCGGGCCGCCGCGCCGCGCTATCTGCACACCGTCCGCGGAGTGGGCATCCGGCTGTCCGCGCCGGACGACGCGGGCTGA
- a CDS encoding histone-like nucleoid-structuring protein Lsr2, with translation MARQVITVLTDDLDGGSADRTVEFGLDGRTYTIDLSETNAGILRTALRPFLSAATPVGRGDITGRADRGTAGRRADSRSPARPRRSGRDLNQMIRDWACEHGYAMSGRGRVPLSVVEAFHRAH, from the coding sequence ATGGCCAGACAAGTCATCACGGTGCTGACCGACGACCTCGACGGTGGCAGCGCCGACCGTACGGTCGAGTTCGGCCTCGATGGCAGGACCTACACCATCGATCTGTCCGAGACGAACGCCGGGATACTACGGACGGCGCTGCGGCCGTTCCTGTCCGCCGCGACCCCGGTCGGCCGCGGGGACATCACCGGCCGCGCCGATCGCGGCACCGCCGGTCGCCGCGCCGATTCCCGCAGCCCGGCCCGGCCGCGCCGGTCCGGCCGCGACCTGAACCAGATGATCCGCGACTGGGCCTGCGAGCACGGCTACGCCATGTCCGGGCGCGGCCGGGTGCCCCTGTCCGTGGTCGAGGCCTTCCACCGGGCCCACTAG
- a CDS encoding PIG-L deacetylase family protein, with translation MASPQELVLMAVHAHPGPESTNTGGILAHYARQGVRVVLVTCTDGELGAGPDGAGPGQQGHDPSAVAETRLAELREACGHLGVHHLERLGYLDSGMTDGGPRRPEAFRDVPEESVAERIGALIERYHPQVVVTYDPEVHYHPDHTHAALATLRAARETGIPAKVYSVALGAAYWNEIHDAAVREGLREAGDKPRLSAETQWVDGRITTTVDVATVLARKQAAILAHASQIRGTWIERLFSREMPAVLGRESYIRTWDRSGSPLPDQDLFAGITDRV, from the coding sequence ATGGCTTCCCCGCAAGAACTGGTGCTGATGGCGGTGCATGCCCACCCCGGTCCCGAGTCCACCAATACCGGCGGCATTCTCGCGCACTATGCCCGGCAGGGTGTGCGTGTCGTGCTGGTGACCTGCACCGATGGGGAGCTCGGCGCCGGCCCGGACGGCGCCGGGCCCGGACAGCAGGGCCACGATCCCTCGGCGGTGGCCGAGACCCGTCTCGCGGAGCTGCGCGAGGCGTGCGGGCACCTCGGCGTGCACCATCTCGAACGGCTCGGCTACCTCGACTCGGGGATGACCGACGGCGGTCCGCGCCGGCCGGAGGCCTTCCGCGACGTTCCCGAGGAGAGCGTCGCCGAGCGGATCGGCGCCCTCATCGAGCGGTATCACCCGCAGGTGGTAGTGACCTACGACCCCGAGGTGCACTATCACCCCGACCACACTCACGCCGCCCTGGCGACGCTGCGGGCGGCGCGGGAGACCGGCATCCCCGCCAAGGTGTACTCGGTGGCCCTCGGCGCGGCGTACTGGAACGAGATCCACGACGCTGCCGTCCGGGAGGGCCTGCGCGAGGCCGGCGACAAGCCCCGGCTCAGCGCCGAGACGCAGTGGGTGGACGGGCGCATCACCACGACCGTCGACGTCGCGACGGTGCTGGCGCGCAAGCAGGCCGCCATCCTCGCCCACGCCAGCCAGATCCGGGGCACCTGGATCGAGCGGCTCTTCTCGCGGGAGATGCCGGCGGTGCTCGGCCGGGAGAGCTACATCCGCACCTGGGACCGCAGCGGGTCGCCGCTTCCCGACCAGGATCTCTTCGCCGGTATCACCGATCGGGTGTGA
- a CDS encoding MAB_1171c family putative transporter, with the protein MRDVPSWVENLRGVIFVVVWAVLILRIPAVRRRRQRPAWVVLLCLAVGSVAIQAGVARRIDDATGVTHLSDLVVTMVALTDFAAVWWFAQHLRRDEEPGPARRAPLSAAAAMATAAIVLFILTPEADRFGKQAHGWWIVYAIAWIGYGATTAVAAAAIFWRTARSMRSPLLRYSMIALTIGVGAELPYLVIRAIRWFVPGTPAELAVAGFWCSFARFVVVALACSIAALEPMRKAVVYWGRRQRLHRLWSLLRESTPELVLHEPVSRTADLVGFGNTWELLHQRVVEIRDSITFLHDGWATPALLRAAVDHAGKTGAGPQRLVAIACWVEATRRQALAGVPRTAQEPGQELLPDVRATASTMRREVSQLVRLHRHLTSRAVQDFAGRQASSPASPVS; encoded by the coding sequence GTGCGTGACGTGCCGAGCTGGGTCGAGAACCTTCGCGGAGTCATCTTCGTCGTCGTGTGGGCCGTGCTGATCCTGCGCATCCCGGCCGTCCGCCGGCGCCGGCAGCGTCCGGCCTGGGTCGTTCTGCTGTGCCTGGCGGTCGGATCGGTGGCGATCCAGGCCGGCGTCGCCCGGCGCATCGACGACGCCACCGGGGTGACGCACCTGAGCGACCTGGTCGTGACCATGGTCGCGCTCACCGACTTCGCCGCCGTGTGGTGGTTCGCCCAGCACCTACGCCGCGACGAGGAGCCGGGCCCGGCCCGCCGGGCGCCGCTGTCGGCCGCCGCGGCGATGGCCACGGCCGCCATCGTGCTGTTCATCCTCACCCCGGAAGCCGACAGGTTCGGCAAGCAGGCGCACGGCTGGTGGATCGTCTACGCCATCGCCTGGATCGGGTACGGGGCGACGACGGCGGTCGCGGCCGCGGCCATCTTCTGGCGTACGGCCCGGTCGATGCGCAGTCCACTGCTGCGCTACAGCATGATCGCGCTGACGATCGGGGTCGGCGCCGAACTGCCGTACCTGGTGATCCGGGCCATCCGGTGGTTCGTCCCGGGCACTCCGGCGGAGCTGGCGGTGGCCGGTTTCTGGTGCTCCTTCGCCCGGTTCGTCGTGGTCGCCCTCGCCTGCTCCATCGCCGCCCTCGAACCGATGCGCAAGGCCGTCGTGTACTGGGGGCGCCGGCAGCGGCTGCACCGCCTCTGGTCGCTGCTGAGAGAGTCCACGCCCGAGCTCGTCCTGCACGAGCCGGTGTCGCGCACCGCCGACCTGGTCGGCTTCGGCAACACCTGGGAGCTGCTGCATCAGCGGGTCGTCGAGATTCGCGACAGCATCACCTTCCTGCACGACGGCTGGGCGACGCCCGCCCTGCTGCGGGCGGCCGTGGACCACGCCGGGAAGACCGGAGCGGGTCCGCAGCGCCTCGTGGCCATCGCGTGCTGGGTGGAGGCGACCCGGCGCCAGGCGCTGGCCGGCGTGCCGAGAACCGCTCAGGAGCCCGGGCAGGAGCTGCTCCCGGACGTCCGGGCTACCGCGTCCACCATGCGCCGGGAGGTGAGCCAGCTCGTGCGGCTGCACCGCCATCTCACCTCGCGGGCGGTCCAGGACTTCGCCGGCCGGCAGGCGAGCAGCCCGGCGAGCCCGGTGTCCTGA
- a CDS encoding AfsR/SARP family transcriptional regulator: protein MDTPGGTDPGASSAAGDDTPGPALRLEVLGPLQAWQGDTCLTLGPVQQRVVLSVLALHANRPLRREQLIEAVWGEAAPAYAVNLVHKYISGLRRAFDPVRSAGSPSRLLAWTDIGYRLSLPPGCLDLEVFDREIGRARAARAAGELPEAAQAVHAALQLWRGPAFDGLTSPLLDAERERLAQRRISVLEERIEIDLAMGNDQDLVAELQRLVAEHPMRERLRGSLMTALYRSGRQGEALTAFHAVARYLKEELGVDPSAELQDLYQRILTNDPALAGTAPPVRAVAEPAGADPGPVLPVPAQLPYAIPHFVGRDAELRHLDELIGPDGGDGMVIAAITGTAGVGKTSLAVHWAHRISGGFPDGQLYVDLRGFDPNLSAVEPGEALRGFLDALGVPARRVPATLEQQAALYRSLLAGRRVMVVLDNARDTEQVMPLLPGSAGCLVLVTSRNRLSGLVAAGAVAVPVDLLTADEGRQMLRGRLGPSRVEAEPGAVDDIIAVSARLPLALAIVAARAAAHPRFSLAALAGDLGQARGGLDAFVGENEATDARAVLSWSYHLLGAPAARLFRLLGLHPGPDISVAAAASLAGVAPSEARRLLAALCGAHLLDEVTPGRFGFHDLLRAYAAEQARAPGAAAEREQALVGMFDHYLHTAYAADRLLYPYRAPLEVGEPADGVTTAELADTKRAMAWFVAEHPNLLAAITLASAAGQHSYVYGLAWTMTAFLNYQGHWHDWAATMEAALRAARRLGDLGGQAQAHRLLNLAYLQLGRLDEAGDHARQALRVFAELGDLPGQARIHLNFGRVLERQCHFQQALDQARKALELFRLAGDPPGEADALNWVGWYHSQLGYHEQALEYCHQSLVVHQGSGDWPGRADTWDSLGYAHHHLGHHDEAISCYEQALALWHDLGDRYQVAMTLLRLGDTHRAAGDLLAARDAWLRAMRIFDGFGHPEAATVRSKLDLLTHGPRTDKGHR from the coding sequence TTGGACACGCCGGGCGGGACCGACCCGGGTGCGTCGTCCGCCGCGGGGGACGACACCCCGGGACCGGCGCTGCGCCTCGAGGTGCTCGGCCCGTTGCAGGCCTGGCAGGGTGACACCTGCCTGACGCTGGGTCCGGTGCAGCAGCGGGTCGTGCTGTCCGTGCTGGCGTTGCACGCCAACCGGCCGCTGCGTCGCGAGCAGCTCATCGAGGCCGTCTGGGGCGAGGCCGCACCCGCCTACGCGGTGAACCTCGTCCACAAGTACATCTCCGGGCTACGCCGCGCGTTCGATCCGGTGCGCTCCGCCGGCTCCCCGTCGCGGCTGCTCGCCTGGACGGACATCGGCTACCGGCTGTCCCTGCCGCCCGGCTGCCTCGACCTGGAGGTCTTCGACCGCGAGATCGGCCGGGCCCGGGCGGCCCGGGCCGCGGGCGAGCTGCCCGAGGCCGCGCAGGCCGTCCACGCCGCGCTGCAGTTGTGGCGCGGTCCGGCCTTCGACGGGCTGACCAGCCCGCTGCTGGACGCCGAACGCGAGCGGCTCGCCCAGCGCCGGATCAGCGTGCTGGAGGAACGCATCGAGATCGACCTGGCCATGGGCAACGACCAGGACCTCGTCGCCGAGCTGCAACGCCTGGTCGCCGAGCATCCGATGCGCGAGCGCCTGCGCGGCTCCCTGATGACGGCGCTGTACCGCAGCGGGCGCCAGGGAGAGGCGCTGACCGCGTTCCACGCGGTGGCCCGCTATCTCAAGGAGGAGCTCGGCGTCGACCCGTCCGCCGAGCTGCAGGACCTCTACCAGCGCATCCTCACCAACGATCCCGCTCTGGCCGGCACCGCGCCGCCGGTGCGGGCGGTCGCCGAGCCCGCCGGGGCGGATCCCGGCCCGGTGCTGCCCGTCCCGGCGCAGCTTCCGTACGCGATCCCGCATTTCGTGGGCCGCGACGCCGAGCTGCGGCATCTCGACGAGCTGATCGGTCCGGACGGCGGCGACGGCATGGTGATCGCGGCGATCACCGGGACCGCCGGGGTCGGTAAGACCTCGCTGGCGGTGCACTGGGCGCACCGGATCAGCGGCGGCTTCCCGGACGGACAGCTCTACGTGGACCTGCGCGGCTTCGACCCCAACCTGTCCGCGGTGGAGCCCGGCGAGGCGCTGCGCGGGTTCCTCGACGCCCTGGGCGTGCCGGCGCGCCGGGTGCCCGCCACGCTGGAACAGCAGGCGGCGCTCTACCGCAGCCTGCTCGCCGGCCGGCGGGTGATGGTGGTGCTGGACAACGCCCGCGACACGGAGCAGGTGATGCCACTGCTGCCCGGCTCGGCCGGCTGCCTCGTGCTGGTGACCAGCCGCAACCGGCTGTCCGGCCTGGTCGCGGCCGGTGCCGTCGCGGTGCCGGTGGATCTGCTGACCGCCGACGAGGGGCGGCAGATGCTGCGCGGCCGCCTCGGCCCGTCCCGGGTCGAGGCGGAGCCCGGCGCCGTCGACGACATCATCGCGGTCTCGGCCCGGTTGCCGCTGGCGCTGGCCATCGTGGCCGCTCGGGCGGCGGCCCATCCCCGGTTCTCCCTCGCCGCGCTCGCCGGTGATCTCGGCCAGGCCCGGGGCGGACTCGACGCGTTCGTCGGCGAGAACGAGGCCACCGACGCCCGAGCCGTGCTGTCCTGGTCGTACCACCTGCTCGGCGCCCCGGCGGCCCGGTTGTTCCGCCTGCTGGGGTTGCACCCAGGGCCGGATATCTCGGTGGCCGCGGCCGCCAGCCTGGCCGGCGTCGCGCCATCGGAGGCGCGCCGGCTGCTCGCCGCCCTCTGCGGCGCCCACCTGCTCGACGAGGTCACGCCCGGCCGGTTCGGCTTCCACGACCTGCTGCGAGCCTATGCCGCCGAGCAGGCCCGCGCGCCCGGTGCGGCCGCCGAGCGGGAGCAGGCCCTGGTGGGGATGTTCGACCACTATCTGCACACCGCGTACGCCGCCGACCGGTTGCTCTACCCGTACCGGGCGCCGCTCGAGGTGGGTGAGCCCGCCGACGGGGTGACCACGGCGGAGCTTGCGGACACGAAGCGGGCCATGGCCTGGTTCGTCGCGGAGCACCCGAATCTGCTCGCCGCCATCACCCTGGCCTCCGCCGCCGGCCAGCACTCCTATGTCTACGGCCTCGCGTGGACGATGACCGCCTTCCTCAACTACCAGGGCCACTGGCACGACTGGGCCGCGACGATGGAAGCCGCCCTGCGGGCCGCCCGGCGCCTCGGCGACCTCGGCGGCCAGGCCCAGGCGCACCGCCTGCTCAACCTCGCCTATCTGCAGCTCGGCCGGCTGGACGAGGCCGGCGACCATGCCCGGCAGGCGCTGCGGGTCTTCGCCGAGCTGGGCGACCTGCCCGGGCAGGCGCGGATCCACCTCAACTTCGGGCGGGTGCTGGAGCGACAGTGCCACTTCCAGCAGGCGCTCGACCAGGCCCGCAAGGCGCTGGAGCTCTTCCGGCTCGCCGGGGATCCACCCGGGGAGGCCGACGCGCTGAACTGGGTGGGGTGGTATCACAGCCAGCTCGGCTACCACGAGCAGGCGCTGGAGTACTGCCACCAGTCGTTGGTCGTGCACCAGGGCTCGGGCGACTGGCCGGGCCGCGCCGACACCTGGGACAGCCTGGGCTACGCGCACCACCATCTCGGCCATCACGACGAGGCGATTTCTTGTTATGAACAGGCGCTCGCGCTCTGGCACGATCTCGGCGACCGATACCAGGTGGCGATGACGCTGCTGCGGCTCGGCGACACCCACCGGGCCGCGGGTGACCTGCTCGCGGCGCGTGACGCCTGGCTGCGGGCGATGCGGATCTTCGACGGTTTCGGCCATCCGGAGGCCGCCACCGTGCGGTCCAAGCTCGACCTGCTGACCCATGGCCCGCGAACCGACAAGGGACATCGATGA
- a CDS encoding RiPP maturation radical SAM C-methyltransferase, giving the protein MIPTNQKPARREPIALRPLGPAADGPSAAQRAARPVVLVSMPFMMADRPSIQLGLLKAVAAGHGYDARTLHANLDFAARIGADTYHALCEDRGLMIGDWLFSRAAFGDAAPDPDGALLDDFADEVGLPGLSADDARKLLLHIRDHDVPAYLDALVSGFDWDEAGVVGFTCTFQQNAASFALARRLKQRFPRLVTVFGGANFEDEMGLEYVRRTPCIDYAVIGEGDVALPELLAALATGADPGTVPGVARRTAGGVSAAPGRAPYGRLDESPLPDYDEYFARAEALGLQPRAGLRTIRIPFESARGCWWGAKHHCTFCGLNGSTMSFRAKSAPRVSAELAAQARRYRSFRFEAVDNIVDTSYLTGLFPELAASGTTYDIFYEVKANLSREQLKLLRQGGVTHLQPGIESLSTRVLALMRKGVRAGQNVNVLRWGQHYGITISWNVLWGFPGESAEDYREQAAIVPHLVHLRPPVGAGRVWLERFSPLFTEPGSGVRTRRPERGYRYVYPQAYDLLRLAYFFEYELADPLPAEAYAGLRAAVEEWQAAWERPEPPALIYFSAPGFLQIYDGRHPGSEGTYTFEGDLAEIYLTCVDRPISAAAVRERLGGRLPLDAVREAFAGFAERGLMFLDGTAALALALPAGATR; this is encoded by the coding sequence GTGATCCCCACTAACCAGAAGCCTGCGAGGCGCGAGCCGATCGCGCTGCGCCCGCTCGGACCGGCGGCCGACGGTCCGAGCGCGGCGCAGCGCGCCGCCCGGCCTGTGGTGCTGGTCTCGATGCCGTTCATGATGGCCGACCGGCCCTCCATCCAGCTCGGCCTGCTCAAGGCCGTCGCGGCCGGCCACGGCTACGACGCCCGTACGCTGCACGCCAACCTCGACTTCGCCGCCCGGATCGGTGCCGACACCTACCACGCGCTGTGCGAGGACCGGGGGCTGATGATCGGCGACTGGCTCTTCTCCCGCGCGGCCTTCGGCGACGCGGCACCGGATCCGGACGGCGCCCTGCTCGACGACTTCGCGGACGAGGTCGGCCTGCCGGGCCTCAGCGCCGACGACGCCCGCAAGCTGCTGCTGCACATCCGCGACCACGACGTCCCGGCCTACCTCGACGCCCTGGTGAGCGGCTTCGACTGGGACGAGGCCGGCGTCGTCGGATTCACCTGCACGTTCCAGCAGAACGCGGCCTCCTTCGCGCTGGCCCGGCGGCTGAAGCAGCGGTTCCCCCGGCTCGTCACGGTCTTCGGCGGCGCCAACTTCGAGGACGAGATGGGACTCGAGTACGTGCGCCGCACCCCGTGCATCGACTACGCCGTGATCGGCGAGGGCGACGTGGCCCTGCCCGAGCTGCTGGCCGCCCTCGCCACCGGCGCCGACCCGGGCACGGTCCCCGGCGTCGCCCGCCGCACCGCCGGCGGGGTGTCGGCGGCCCCCGGGCGAGCGCCGTACGGCCGCCTCGACGAGTCTCCGCTGCCCGACTACGACGAGTACTTCGCCCGGGCGGAGGCGCTGGGGCTGCAGCCGCGCGCCGGGCTCCGCACCATCCGCATCCCCTTCGAGTCGGCACGCGGGTGCTGGTGGGGCGCGAAGCACCACTGCACGTTCTGCGGGCTCAACGGCTCGACCATGAGCTTCCGCGCCAAGTCGGCGCCGCGCGTGTCCGCCGAGCTGGCCGCCCAGGCGCGACGCTACCGCAGCTTCCGCTTCGAGGCGGTGGACAACATCGTGGACACCTCGTACCTGACCGGGCTCTTCCCCGAGCTGGCCGCCTCCGGCACGACGTACGACATCTTCTACGAGGTCAAGGCCAACCTGAGCCGGGAGCAGCTCAAACTGCTGCGCCAGGGCGGCGTGACCCATCTGCAGCCCGGCATCGAGTCGCTCAGTACCCGGGTGCTCGCCCTGATGCGCAAGGGCGTCCGCGCCGGGCAGAACGTCAACGTGCTGCGCTGGGGCCAGCACTACGGCATCACGATCTCCTGGAACGTCCTGTGGGGCTTCCCGGGCGAGTCCGCCGAGGACTATCGGGAGCAGGCCGCGATCGTGCCGCATCTGGTGCACCTGCGGCCCCCGGTGGGCGCCGGGCGGGTCTGGCTGGAACGGTTCAGCCCGCTGTTCACCGAGCCCGGCTCCGGCGTGCGGACGCGCCGGCCCGAGCGTGGGTACCGCTACGTCTATCCGCAGGCCTACGACCTTCTCCGGCTCGCGTACTTCTTCGAGTACGAGCTCGCCGACCCGCTGCCCGCGGAGGCGTACGCCGGCTTGCGCGCGGCCGTCGAGGAGTGGCAGGCGGCGTGGGAGCGTCCCGAGCCGCCCGCCCTCATCTACTTCTCGGCGCCCGGCTTCCTGCAGATCTACGACGGCCGGCACCCCGGAAGCGAGGGCACGTACACGTTCGAGGGAGATCTTGCCGAGATATACCTCACTTGTGTCGACCGCCCGATCTCGGCCGCCGCCGTGCGCGAGCGCCTCGGCGGGCGCCTGCCGCTCGACGCCGTCCGGGAGGCGTTCGCCGGCTTCGCCGAGCGTGGCCTGATGTTCCTCGACGGCACGGCCGCCCTCGCCCTGGCGCTCCCGGCGGGGGCGACCCGGTGA
- a CDS encoding GNAT family N-acetyltransferase, which produces MDDHVALRPFSEQDLPFLERLGSDPSVTGRYVWAGFRDPRARRRRWEKDGYVGADSSALAVVGDDPELGPDTVLGIASWEAKDRGGPPGGCYEIGLALLPEYRGRGLGTAAQREMVRHLFDCTLAFRLEAQTDADNVAEQLALEKIGFRREGLLRGARFREGEWRDMLMYGLLRPDLRTDAGD; this is translated from the coding sequence ATGGACGATCACGTGGCCCTGCGGCCCTTCTCCGAACAGGACCTGCCCTTTCTCGAACGGCTGGGTTCCGATCCGAGCGTCACCGGGCGCTACGTCTGGGCCGGCTTCCGCGACCCCCGGGCGCGGCGCCGCCGGTGGGAGAAGGACGGGTACGTCGGCGCCGACTCGTCGGCGCTCGCCGTGGTCGGCGACGACCCCGAACTGGGCCCCGACACGGTCCTGGGCATCGCGAGCTGGGAGGCGAAGGACCGCGGCGGTCCGCCCGGCGGCTGCTACGAGATCGGCCTCGCGCTGCTGCCGGAATACCGGGGACGCGGCCTGGGCACCGCGGCGCAGCGGGAGATGGTGCGCCATCTGTTCGACTGCACCCTCGCCTTCCGGCTGGAGGCGCAGACCGACGCGGACAACGTCGCCGAGCAACTGGCGCTGGAGAAGATCGGCTTCCGCCGCGAGGGCCTCCTGCGTGGCGCCCGCTTCCGCGAGGGCGAGTGGCGGGACATGCTGATGTACGGATTGCTCCGCCCCGACCTGCGCACCGACGCCGGCGACTGA
- a CDS encoding formyltransferase family protein, translated as MTPLRLALIRADDHHHRYLESLLAGRFDLALVVVEPEAARAAALRRHGRYRDWFYHLYHRCRRALTGKDAYRRQYFAHTPELWADPGPRRLRVRSVNEDAVVDALRAVFVDVVVIIGCSALSRATLAAAGPLVINVHDGFLPYYRGDHGFFFAVYDRRFDRIGATIHRADPDVDTGELIEVVRPQVRGDELPEQLNCRADLLAIHRLAGWLEILERGGELPSYAQPPVGRTYRIRDRGPAHDLRYFLRRCLRTAGPSRDCIGERRASSLEGAMR; from the coding sequence GTGACGCCGCTGCGCCTCGCGCTCATCCGCGCCGACGACCACCACCACCGGTATCTCGAGTCGCTGCTCGCCGGCCGCTTCGACCTCGCGCTGGTGGTCGTCGAGCCGGAGGCCGCCCGGGCCGCCGCGCTGCGCCGGCACGGTCGCTACCGGGACTGGTTCTATCATCTCTACCACCGCTGCCGCCGGGCGCTCACCGGCAAGGACGCGTACCGCCGCCAGTACTTCGCGCACACTCCCGAGCTGTGGGCGGATCCCGGCCCCCGGCGCCTGCGGGTGCGCTCGGTCAACGAGGACGCCGTCGTCGACGCGCTGCGGGCGGTCTTCGTCGACGTCGTGGTGATCATCGGGTGTTCCGCGCTGTCGAGGGCGACGCTCGCCGCCGCGGGCCCGCTCGTGATCAATGTGCATGATGGATTCCTGCCCTATTACCGTGGTGACCACGGCTTCTTCTTCGCGGTGTACGACCGGCGCTTCGACCGGATCGGCGCGACCATCCACCGGGCCGACCCGGACGTCGACACCGGCGAGCTGATCGAGGTGGTACGCCCGCAGGTGCGCGGCGACGAACTGCCGGAGCAGCTCAACTGCCGCGCCGACCTGCTCGCCATCCACCGCCTCGCCGGCTGGCTCGAGATCCTCGAACGCGGGGGCGAGCTCCCGTCGTACGCCCAGCCGCCGGTCGGGCGCACGTACCGGATCCGTGACCGCGGGCCGGCCCACGACCTGCGCTATTTCCTTCGCCGATGCCTGCGCACCGCGGGACCGTCGCGGGACTGCATCGGCGAGCGGCGGGCGTCGTCCCTCGAGGGAGCGATGCGATGA